The genomic stretch CAGCGTTTATCAAGAAAAAGCTGTCCACAGCCCAGACGGGATTGGGAAATTTTATATGGGCAGAGAAATAGCGCAAGTGATGGGACACCTGGGGGCGGGGTGGCTGGAGCGATCGAGCCGCGAAATAGAAGAGCGACCTTCTTTGTTACTACAAGCTCTCGACTTGAAACCAACTGATATCGTAGCAGATATTGGAGCCGGGACTGGTTATTTCAGCTTTCGGATTAGTCCTTTGGTGCCAAAAGGTAAAGTTTTGGCTGTGGATATCCAACCAGAGATGCTTGACATTATTAACTTTTTGAACAAAGAGAAAGGTGTTAGTAATGTCGAGCCGGTTTTGGCCAGCGTTACCGACCCCAATCTGACGGAGGAAAGTATTGACATAGCGCTAATGGTGGATGCTTATCACGAGTTCAGCTATCCTAAAGAAGTTATGGAAAAAGTAGTAAGAGCTATCAAACCAAATGGGCGGGTAATTCTCGTGGAATACCGAGGTGAAAACCCTTTTGTGGCGATTAAACGCCTGCACAAAATGACGCAGAACCAAGTTCGCAAAGAAATGTCAGTTGTTGGTCTGCAATGGGTAGAAACAAAAAAACTTTTGCCGCAGCAACATATAATCGTGTTTAAAAAAGTAGGAGTTTAAGCGATATGGTCAGGGAACTTCCGAATTGGGAACAGTTGTATCAAGAAAAGCCAGTGGAAACAATGCCTTGGTTTAATGCAGATCTCGATCCGGATCTCGAACAAGCTTTAACCAAGCTGAACTTACAAGCAGGAACGGTATTGGATCTCGGTACTGGGCCAGGAACGCAGGCGATCGCATTGGCTCAACGCGGCTTTAAAGTAACGGGGAGCGACCTTTCTCCTACTGCTGTGCAGAAAGCGGAAGAAAAAGCCAAGGAAGAAGGTTTAAATATTATCTGGAAACAGGATGATATTCTCAACAGCAAGCTTGACGAACAATTCGATTTTGTATTCGATCGCGGCTGTTTCCATGTATTTACTGCCGATCTCAGACAAGATTACGTTCGCGCTGTAGATAAGTTGATAAATCCCAATGGCTACCTGTTCCTGAAATGCTTTAGCCACAAAGAACCACGCGACGCAGGGCCTTATCGATTTACACCAGAAGAAATTCAGCAGATATTCAACAACAAATTTAATATTTGCGATATTCAAGAAACTGTATATCACGGTACTTTAGTGCCATTTCCACTAGCACTGTTCTGCATTTTGCAAAAATCGTAAAATCTGTTCTTGCCGCCTAAGTCGAAAAACTTGGGCGGAAGTTATTACCCCTGGTATCGTCGCGCTTGTTTTGCAGCTTCTTCTTCAAGTTCGATCGCCAAGTCAATACTGAATCTGACATGAGCAATTGTTGAGAGAATATCTTTTGGGTCGATGGTACAGCCGTAGCGA from Aerosakkonema funiforme FACHB-1375 encodes the following:
- a CDS encoding class I SAM-dependent methyltransferase, which translates into the protein MGTKNYPKFLQRATAIIVILFWGLILTACQTVETSTVADSSSVYQEKAVHSPDGIGKFYMGREIAQVMGHLGAGWLERSSREIEERPSLLLQALDLKPTDIVADIGAGTGYFSFRISPLVPKGKVLAVDIQPEMLDIINFLNKEKGVSNVEPVLASVTDPNLTEESIDIALMVDAYHEFSYPKEVMEKVVRAIKPNGRVILVEYRGENPFVAIKRLHKMTQNQVRKEMSVVGLQWVETKKLLPQQHIIVFKKVGV
- a CDS encoding class I SAM-dependent methyltransferase, coding for MVRELPNWEQLYQEKPVETMPWFNADLDPDLEQALTKLNLQAGTVLDLGTGPGTQAIALAQRGFKVTGSDLSPTAVQKAEEKAKEEGLNIIWKQDDILNSKLDEQFDFVFDRGCFHVFTADLRQDYVRAVDKLINPNGYLFLKCFSHKEPRDAGPYRFTPEEIQQIFNNKFNICDIQETVYHGTLVPFPLALFCILQKS